The window CTGCGGAAAAGATTTTGCTGGGGGTGTCCCTAGAGTTAAGTCCCATTTATCAGGAATTAAAGGACGTGACATAAATACATGCCCCAATGTCCCAAAAGAAGTCCAAGCAGCTGCTGCTGAAGCAATTAAAGTTGGTATAAATAAGAGACCAAAACGCGAAAACTTTTCGAGTAGTTCTGATGGAATTTCTTCAGAAGTAGTATCTGAGAATAATGATAGCTGTGAGCTGGATAATTTGCTCGCGAAGTTCTTTCTGTCGAATAACATTGATTGCAGTGCTGTTCAGTCATCTTCATTCATCGACTTCATGAATGCTGTGGTTGCATTTGGTGCTCCTTACAAGTTGCCGAGTTATTCGACACTCAAGTCTCGGCTGATTCCCGACTTGCTTGGCAAAATCGAAGCAGATGTGAGAAAAGTGAAGGAATCATGGAAGGAAACTGGTTGTACCATCATCTCTGATGTTTGGTGCAACGAGAAAGAGAATCAGTCCTTCGTTAACATCATGGCCAGCTCGAGGAAAGGAGTAGTGCTACTGAATTCGTTCAAAGTCCCAAGGAACGAGTTAGATGGTGTTTTCTTAAAGGAAATCATATGCTTCTGTATCCAAACTGTAGGGCCAAACCATGTAGTGCAATACGTTAATAGCGCTTTAAGTCTAGGACCAACCAAGGATCTGCTCGCTAATGACTTTCCTCAAATATGCATCACTCGCTGCGTTGCTGTTGAGATCCAGTCAAGTTTTGAGGAAGTTTACATGGAAATAGAGTGGGTTAAGTTGGCATTTGATAAAGCTAGATGTCTCGTAACTCATATCTATGGGAATAGCGATCTTTTGTCACTGATGAGGAAGTACACCAACAACAGGGAGTTAATACAGCCTCAAGCATTAGATTTTTCCTCAAACTACAGTATGCTACTGTCGATCATTGTTGTCAAAGATCAGTTATTTCAACTTGTGCAGTCTTTTTGCTGTAGTATGTCAGACCTGGGAAAAGAAGTGGCTGACATAATTAGTAGCCTAGAATTTTGGAATCAAGTGGAAGAGATAGTACAGGCTCTAGAGTCATTATTCCTAGTTCTCTATCTAGTTGATAGATATGGTTCATCTTCCGGGTACTTGTATGTGGCAATGGAAATGGCAACTAAAGGAATGGGAAAAATTTACAGTGGTAATCCAGATAAATACCAGAGACTATGGCAGATTTTCAACTCGTGGAAGGAAAAGATTGTCCATCCAATACATGTTGCTGCAGCTTTTCTAAACCCAGCATATATGTGCAGTGGGTTGTTTAAGGATAAGGCCAGAATAATGGGAGTCATGGAATTTGTAGTGAGCCACTTGGCAGCTAGCGAAGATAAAGATGCTTTCTTAGAAGAAATCATTGAGTATCACGAGAGAAGCAGAGAACCAGATATGTTCTCAGATGCCGCGAACAGAATGCGGAAAGTATGTCACCCGGGTAATTATCTtgctttcttttatttattgctGGCAGCAACCATCTGTTATGCTTCTTTTAACTCATATCTTCTTGTAGGCGATTGGTGGGCTTATGGCTTTGGGCGTGAGTTCCCAATGCTACAGAAGTATGCCATCAGAATATTGAGTCAGCCCTGCAGTGGTTCAGCTTATAAACAGAGTTCGAGTGCATTTGAGACTGCTCATATGAAGAAGCTGAGCGGATTTACATTTAAAGCATCAACCCATTACttttggatgaatatgatctTGACCACTGGATTTAGGGCAATGAATGCATCTGATAAGCCAAAGGATCTTACAGAGCTCAGCGAGTTGAAGTGGAGATTTCCTACTGATTTCTTAAACGAGATAGAGGTTTCCCATTTAGATCCACAACAAACTCACAGGTATGAGCATCTACTTGTTTGCTTTCAAATGTTAGCGCCTAAAAGATTATGTTACAAGTGCATCTAGCCAGTTGAAAAGGGGCTAACATCTTGCTTGATGGTTATAGATATTTTCTCCTAAAGTATATGCTTGATAGttctttattataaaaaagaatcctcacaaaatataataataagcttcaacataattttaatttagtatcttgattttgtttttccGGAAAATAGTACCTTGATTTATCTACCTTCATTGCCTATTTTTCTGACTGTTTCTGAGTATTTAGAAGACAAATTAAAAGCAATTCCTTCTGTTTTACTTTTTCCTCAGAAACTTCTTTAATCTAACTAGGAAACTCCTATGTCAAGCTTTGTTTGGTACAGTTCTCTAAGAGCTGGTATCCATCTCCCAAGCCAGAGATGTTTGCAGCTGCAGTTTGTAACTAGGATTCCATCTCTCCTAGTTACTGGTCAAGAGGTCAAAAGTGAACAAGGATCTCCTGTCCATGTGTTCTTGGTAGATCGAATCTCCGGTAATGTGGTGCAAGACAGTGCATTATCGACGTTAAATTTGACAGTTTCAGCACTTGAAGGAGACTTCGATGAAGAAAGTGGAAATACTTGGCAAAGGGAGGATtttgaaagaaatgaaataacGGATGTCCCACTCATGACCGGTACTCTGCAAGTGACCCTAAAGGATGGGATGGGAACACTTGGAGATTTATGTTTTAATTACAGCTCTGAAATTGCAAAAAGTGGGAAGTTCAAGCTTGGAGTGAAAACTCTTACAGATGAATGTGGAGGGATTTGTATTTGCGAGGGCATATCCAATGCATTCGTCGTGAGGGACGGTAATGGTAAGTTGCTTGGTACTTACCGCTTTCCTAATTTTTGTCATGGTAGAACTTCTCAAATTTTTCATGCAAGCAAGAGTTTGGTAAATATAATAACATTACGTGTAGGTTTACGATTCACTGCTTTGTGATATGGTCATGGAATTTTAGTTAAGCAGTAATCTTTGGTAACTACGAAACGCTTGCTTGAGATCTTTATCTGGGCGATGACAGACACGAGAGCGCCCGATGCTACTGCCAGCCAGATGCACCTGCCAGAAGATTCGCAACTAAAGAGTATTATGGATGAACTGACACAACCAAAACCTTGTTCAACAGACACGAATGCTAATAGCGAGATGGATCTCGGTAGATGGTTTGAATTTGGACCCCTTTGGAGTCCACTTGGTTGCAAGCATAAGCAGAAGCACAATGTCAAATCAGGGCAGGCAGCAATGGGATGGCCTAGCATTAGAAGCTTCAGAAGAGCTGTCTCGGAGAAGAGAGATCAGAAAATGCTTAGTAGGACCCAAGTGCAGAAGCAATTGGAAGAATGCATTGAAGGTATATTCATCATTCGGTGATACAAATGGTCTTTGGTATCCAATTCAATATTTCATGTCATTGCATGCCCATCTCAACTTACATACATGCTGCGGTTGACTGAGTAGGTGCATATTATGTTGCCACTTGACTTTACAGAAACTTAGATAGAAGATTAAAACTTTTCCAAGGTTGACGCTGTGATTTCGTCATTCAGCTGCAAGTAGGAAATCGACACAGCCTTCTGCAATTTAAACCAACTGCCTAACCTCTTAGAAAGTTCCTGTAGACAGCAGCTACTAAGATTTGTTGCCTTCACTTATCCACTAAAAAAAAGGTTCGGTGCCTTCACCGATCACGGCCTTTCATCTAGTGACTCTAGTACCATGTTCTCCAGACTTTGGTAGAACAAGCAGAGCTTTCAGAGGGCAGTGAATGCTGGGTTAGCTTTTTCTATGAGGGTGATAGATctggtcagtaaaaaaaagatgtGTGTCTGGTCTGGTGGATCGAAGTAACATTTCTGATCTATAGTTCCCCTTCATGCTCTGGTTCAAAAGAGACATTTTGAACAGAAAAAGAGTACCCCTTCTCCGTAAAAGCTATCttgtatattttcttttcactgCCTGGTGTGCCCGGTACTTAGAAGGCCTGCACACCCccaaacccccccccccccccccccccccccccccccttctcTTTTTGTTAGGGAGTTCTTTTTTAATAGTTTCAGTACCCGCCAGATTATTAACAGTACCTTTTCTGGaaacaaaatatatgtaaTGCAGGTCAAGATTGTAGTCAGGAAGAATACAAACTGTTACTACTAGGTAAGGAAAAGCAGGGCAAAGATAACTGGAAGGGAATCGCCGAGAAATATGTGATGTCGAAGGTGCCGAGTCAAGTGGCAAGTCATCCTGAGGAGTATTCCAAGGGCAAATCTGGATCTGGGTTGGACGAGGTAAGTACCAGTTATATAGCGTGCACAGCTGGATGCAATATACATATGTCTAAGGCAACTGCACATTCAAACCATAATTCATACATTGCACAATTTCCACATTAATTCGATGTTTTTGTGTTTTACCCTTTCGTTGTCACAAATTAATTTGTATAAATTATGCCACATCTTgcaatatatgtatgtacgtACATGTATGTATCCCAGAAGGACAAGGAGCCGATGTTGGTGGAGCCTGCTTCAGAAGAACAACTCGACTTAGCAAATTGTGACAATTCAACTTTGGAAGGCACCGCAGCATTTCCAAATCCAAATACCTCAGAATTAAGTCAACCTCTAACTCTCTTCCCGTCGCTATTGGCCTGCAAAGACATGAAGTTTCTCGTAGATGAGGTACTCGAGGTTCTTAACCCTATAATATTAACAGATTTTTCAGTCGCTTCAAATGTTAATGGAGACAATTGGATGTTTCTATATACTCCAGGAGGCTGTCGAGCCATGGGGATTGGAAGAACGTCCGTCAACAGTAGCAAGCTTCACATGTGCTGGAGACTCTATTCCTCCAAAACAGGATAGCTCTCGTCTGAGTCAGTCATTGACGCTCTTTCCCTCGTTACTGATCGGAGACGACAAAGAGGTCAGTGAGGATAAGTCACCAGATCTTCTCGAGAATACAGCAAGACAATCAACAAGAAGTCCAACCAAAGCTAATGAACGAGTTGGCATGTCTAAGCTCAACATAGGTAAGTCTACATGCATGAAATCTTATTCCGCCCTCTCTTCAATTCAAACTTCCATATGGTCCTTCCTTGCGAATATATTCTAAGATCTCAACGCATTAGTATATATCTATGCTGACATATAAAGTAAGAACTTCTCCCATCCGTCTCACTTTCACTTTCCAAATATGCCCCTCCAAttcttttattgaaaaaaaaaaaacaatttgtcCAATGAGTTTTCTTCTGTAAATTAAACCAACCACCTCGAGTGAGCAAATATTACGTGAGTATTACTTATTTACTTGAATGCGTAACACCCAcccaataaaaatatttaaaagtgAGAAACTGATCTCACAATAAACTTACGAATTTTaacttataaatattttaattgattgtTGCTTATTCCATcgaatattttctttctcGAGCGGTTTTTCGTCGAGCACTTACTCCAAAAGCTGCACTTTTCATCAAGTCGTCATCTCTGCAGCTACTTTCTGTCTTCTTCCATTCGTCCCTACCTTTCGGCTTTCCCTTCTCTTGACAAACACAAGTTAGGTACGCTGATGATGCAGttatttttttggaataaTAGCGTCATATAACATAACGTTTGAAagaattcttaattttaatccaaacttgattttttacctgagatatcccaacgttgacgtgtcgatttcaaatctatcccgacgttaaCATTtcgtccaaaattgacggaattgcacacgtgacacgttaattttgtaacaagtatcgggatagatgtgaaattaacgtgtcacgtgtgcaattccgtcaattttggatgGAAAGTTAGCGttggaatagatttgaaaccaacACGTCAACGTTAAAATATctcagataaaaaattaaatttagacTAGAACTAATAATTCATTTaaacgttaggctatatgaCGCTAttaatccctttttttttatgtttcttCCCCTGCAATTATTGCTTCTCCATGATGTCAAATGCTCTCTCTTTCGAGTGAGCTTCATCCATCTTTATAGCTACATTTATCGTCGTTTGCTTTCCCGTCCCTTTGATCGGTGTGCCGTTTCTCCGGAAGTTTACTACATCATATTATTCAATGCTTCACCGTTAATTTCTTCAAACACCAAAAGTTTACTGCATCATCAATACTTCACCGTTAATGCCAAAAGTTCTCTCTGCAGGAGAAGaggatgaggaagaagaagagggacaGTCCAGGCTGGGACAGGACAGGGAGCTGGCTTACGCGGCCAAGGGGAGGAAGAGGTGGAGCCGCGCCATTCTCAAGGACCGGATCAAGCTCAGCAGGTTCAGGAagcagaggaggaagagatcCGCCTCGGCGATGGCGGCGCTCATCCAGAGCAGCCAGTCGAAGAAGCCGAGGGTCGGCGTCCACAGACTAAAAGGGAAAAGCCTGCCGGCCGTCCAGAAGAAGGTCAAGGTTCTCGGCCGGCTGGTCCCCGGCTACCGGAAGGAGCCGCTGCCGGTGATACTCGAGGAGGCGACTGATTACATACGGGCACTTGAGATGCAAGTCAAAGCCATGAACGCACTCACTCGGCTGCTTTCCGGCGACGGCTCGAGCTCTAGTCCGACTCCGAGCTTCCGCCCAGTGGATAATGACGATGGCGATCCctagagagagaaatagagagagagatgttTTCTTGCAgagtaagagagagagagagagagagagggagagagactGTCCAGTCAACTCTAGAGAGGGCAGGGCATTGAGCAGCGAGGAGAATCGGGGGGGATGGGGCTGAATGGGTGAGACTATGGGTGGGCACGACTACTTAATATACTCGAAACTGGttgaaatttattaattaggaTAGGGTATTGATAACTCCAATTGAAAATGATGGAAGATTCggataataatttaaagaatCGGTGAAAATAGGTTTCGGTTTCAACATACATGATAGCCACGAAATCGATACCTGGAGTTatattttttctgaaaaaaaattattttatatttacataatccTCTATGTGCGATATAGCAATTACAGAATCCTAAAATGAGATTATTTGCTTTGTCTATTAAGAAAAGCTACTTTATTCTTTTTTGCTAAATAGCCACATAATCTTTTAATTGTGTATTTGCTTTGTCTATCATATATAAGGAGAGGTACATAATCATTTAGTTCTGTGGATGGATGTGATCTAATTAATCTATGtcgacatttatttattttgcgtaattgtgaatgagatcttttcaattttagttatttatttaatttattgtgcttgaaaaagaaaaaaaaagttacagCTTTCAACAGGTTATCGGAATCTGTAGTATAATTCAGATTTCAGGATAAATTCTGGTTCCAGGTTCTAGGTTTCAAAATGTTAGAGTCCAGTTTTAAAATCTTAGAATCTATCCTCCACATGATATAGTCCGGATATCCTgaaagaaacataatatcCAGACCTGCAAACCCCTAGGTGAGAGTGAAAGAGGTAAAGAAACcctaattttttgataaattctaTAATGAAACGTCAAATTATTAGTGGAACGCTAATTTTTTCTTGtcttttaatattaaagataATGTTTTGATCCAAAGATTTTTTAATGGCATCACAAATTCATTGGATCACATGTAAGGTACAATAAAATGTCTGGTCTTGTGAATGATCGGATTGGGCCTCATTGGACCTCGCTGGATGTGAGActtgacattttttttatttcaaatagtatatatatgtatgtacatgtttatatatatatatatatatatatatacgtacataTTGCTAGAGcatcagggaaaaaaaaacaaacaaaaaagaaaaaaaaaagaaaggggtgGAAGGGCCCACGTGGCCTCATTTCCCCCCTGCAATTGCATTTCCACcgccatatatatttcttcctttttcttttgttccttTCCTTCCCTGTTTGCTCTGTTTTTCGGGctgggaaaaaaattgaagaaagaaCAGAGGACaacagagggagagagagagcataCGAGAGCGAGCTAGAGGAAGATGGGTTCAGAGGGGGCCTCTAGGGGGAAGAAACGAGCATAGAGCTCGTAATAGAGTGGAGCCTAGGAGGAGGAAGGAATAATCGAGTGGATAATTGGGATATGGCAGCAGATTGAGAGTTGAGCGAGTAGGGGGAAATGGGGGAGCACTAGAGAGGAAGAGTT of the Punica granatum isolate Tunisia-2019 chromosome 6, ASM765513v2, whole genome shotgun sequence genome contains:
- the LOC116211180 gene encoding uncharacterized protein LOC116211180 isoform X4; this encodes MWSGSYKGARDFMPRKEDIFWKHAERLNGRFKCKYCGKDFAGGVPRVKSHLSGIKGRDINTCPNVPKEVQAAAAEAIKVGINKRPKRENFSSSSDGISSEVVSENNDSCELDNLLAKFFLSNNIDCSAVQSSSFIDFMNAVVAFGAPYKLPSYSTLKSRLIPDLLGKIEADVRKVKESWKETGCTIISDVWCNEKENQSFVNIMASSRKGVVLLNSFKVPRNELDGVFLKEIICFCIQTVGPNHVVQYVNSALSLGPTKDLLANDFPQICITRCVAVEIQSSFEEVYMEIEWVKLAFDKARCLVTHIYGNSDLLSLMRKYTNNRELIQPQALDFSSNYSMLLSIIVVKDQLFQLVQSFCCSMSDLGKEVADIISSLEFWNQVEEIVQALESLFLVLYLVDRYGSSSGYLYVAMEMATKGMGKIYSGNPDKYQRLWQIFNSWKEKIVHPIHVAAAFLNPAYMCSGLFKDKARIMGVMEFVVSHLAASEDKDAFLEEIIEYHERSREPDMFSDAANRMRKVCHPGDWWAYGFGREFPMLQKYAIRILSQPCSGSAYKQSSSAFETAHMKKLSGFTFKASTHYFWMNMILTTGFRAMNASDKPKDLTELSELKWRFPTDFLNEIEVSHLDPQQTHSFVWYSSLRAGIHLPSQRCLQLQFVTRIPSLLVTGQEVKSEQGSPVHVFLVDRISGNVVQDSALSTLNLTVSALEGDFDEESGNTWQREDFERNEITDVPLMTGTLQVTLKDGMGTLGDLCFNYSSEIAKSGKFKLGVKTLTDECGGICICEGISNAFVVRDGNDTRAPDATASQMHLPEDSQLKSIMDELTQPKPCSTDTNANSEMDLGRWFEFGPLWSPLGCKHKQKHNVKSGQAAMGWPSIRSFRRAVSEKRDQKMLSRTQVQKQLEECIEGQDCSQEEYKLLLLGKEKQGKDNWKGIAEKYVMSKVPSQVASHPEEYSKGKSGSGLDEKDKEPMLVEPASEEQLDLANCDNSTLEGTAAFPNPNTSELSQPLTLFPSLLACKDMKFLVDEEAVEPWGLEERPSTVASFTCAGDSIPPKQDSSRLSQSLTLFPSLLIGDDKEVSEDKSPDLLENTARQSTRSPTKANERVGMSKLNIGEEDEEEEEGQSRLGQDRELAYAAKGRKRWSRAILKDRIKLSRFRKQRRKRSASAMAALIQSSQSKKPRVGVHRLKGKSLPAVQKKVKVLGRLVPGYRKEPLPVILEEATDYIRALEMQVKAMNALTRLLSGDGSSSSPTPSFRPVDNDDGDP
- the LOC116211180 gene encoding uncharacterized protein LOC116211180 isoform X2, giving the protein MWSGSYKGARDFMPRKEDIFWKHAERLNGRFKCKYCGKDFAGGVPRVKSHLSGIKGRDINTCPNVPKEVQAAAAEAIKVGINKRPKRENFSSSSDGISSEVVSENNDSCELDNLLAKFFLSNNIDCSAVQSSSFIDFMNAVVAFGAPYKLPSYSTLKSRLIPDLLGKIEADVRKVKESWKETGCTIISDVWCNEKENQSFVNIMASSRKGVVLLNSFKVPRNELDGVFLKEIICFCIQTVGPNHVVQYVNSALSLGPTKDLLANDFPQICITRCVAVEIQSSFEEVYMEIEWVKLAFDKARCLVTHIYGNSDLLSLMRKYTNNRELIQPQALDFSSNYSMLLSIIVVKDQLFQLVQSFCCSMSDLGKEVADIISSLEFWNQVEEIVQALESLFLVLYLVDRYGSSSGYLYVAMEMATKGMGKIYSGNPDKYQRLWQIFNSWKEKIVHPIHVAAAFLNPAYMCSGLFKDKARIMGVMEFVVSHLAASEDKDAFLEEIIEYHERSREPDMFSDAANRMRKVCHPGDWWAYGFGREFPMLQKYAIRILSQPCSGSAYKQSSSAFETAHMKKLSGFTFKASTHYFWMNMILTTGFRAMNASDKPKDLTELSELKWRFPTDFLNEIEVSHLDPQQTHSFVWYSSLRAGIHLPSQRCLQLQFVTRIPSLLVTGQEVKSEQGSPVHVFLVDRISGNVVQDSALSTLNLTVSALEGDFDEESGNTWQREDFERNEITDVPLMTGTLQVTLKDGMGTLGDLCFNYSSEIAKSGKFKLGVKTLTDECGGICICEGISNAFVVRDGNDTRAPDATASQMHLPEDSQLKSIMDELTQPKPCSTDTNANSEMDLGRWFEFGPLWSPLGCKHKQKHNVKSGQAAMGWPSIRSFRRAVSEKRDQKMLSRTQVQKQLEECIEGQDCSQEEYKLLLLGKEKQGKDNWKGIAEKYVMSKVPSQVASHPEEYSKGKSGSGLDEDKEPMLVEPASEEQLDLANCDNSTLEGTAAFPNPNTSELSQPLTLFPSLLACKDMKFLVDEEAVEPWGLEERPSTVASFTCAGDSIPPKQDSSRLSQSLTLFPSLLIGDDKEVSEDKSPDLLENTARQSTRSPTKANERVGMSKLNIVASPSTGAQREPFLRVDSFQQSTCENNSLECVRDTPDPNVCNSSNQSRQNQNHDFKFDSVEDRGHISPATDRSASSSLCNGGALTHRHGMDCGSICGSNGNVNQVPVTRHAGESRPVEESSQGSVRKAALAKFLLKRKDRCYEKKVRYVSRKKLAEQHPHVKGQFVRQAQSDPATEETNP
- the LOC116211180 gene encoding uncharacterized protein LOC116211180 isoform X5, encoding MWSGSYKGARDFMPRKEDIFWKHAERLNGRFKCKYCGKDFAGGVPRVKSHLSGIKGRDINTCPNVPKEVQAAAAEAIKVGINKRPKRENFSSSSDGISSEVVSENNDSCELDNLLAKFFLSNNIDCSAVQSSSFIDFMNAVVAFGAPYKLPSYSTLKSRLIPDLLGKIEADVRKVKESWKETGCTIISDVWCNEKENQSFVNIMASSRKGVVLLNSFKVPRNELDGVFLKEIICFCIQTVGPNHVVQYVNSALSLGPTKDLLANDFPQICITRCVAVEIQSSFEEVYMEIEWVKLAFDKARCLVTHIYGNSDLLSLMRKYTNNRELIQPQALDFSSNYSMLLSIIVVKDQLFQLVQSFCCSMSDLGKEVADIISSLEFWNQVEEIVQALESLFLVLYLVDRYGSSSGYLYVAMEMATKGMGKIYSGNPDKYQRLWQIFNSWKEKIVHPIHVAAAFLNPAYMCSGLFKDKARIMGVMEFVVSHLAASEDKDAFLEEIIEYHERSREPDMFSDAANRMRKVCHPGDWWAYGFGREFPMLQKYAIRILSQPCSGSAYKQSSSAFETAHMKKLSGFTFKASTHYFWMNMILTTGFRAMNASDKPKDLTELSELKWRFPTDFLNEIEVSHLDPQQTHSFVWYSSLRAGIHLPSQRCLQLQFVTRIPSLLVTGQEVKSEQGSPVHVFLVDRISGNVVQDSALSTLNLTVSALEGDFDEESGNTWQREDFERNEITDVPLMTGTLQVTLKDGMGTLGDLCFNYSSEIAKSGKFKLGVKTLTDECGGICICEGISNAFVVRDGNDTNANSEMDLGRWFEFGPLWSPLGCKHKQKHNVKSGQAAMGWPSIRSFRRAVSEKRDQKMLSRTQVQKQLEECIEGQDCSQEEYKLLLLGKEKQGKDNWKGIAEKYVMSKVPSQVASHPEEYSKGKSGSGLDEKDKEPMLVEPASEEQLDLANCDNSTLEGTAAFPNPNTSELSQPLTLFPSLLACKDMKFLVDEEAVEPWGLEERPSTVASFTCAGDSIPPKQDSSRLSQSLTLFPSLLIGDDKEVSEDKSPDLLENTARQSTRSPTKANERVGMSKLNIVASPSTGAQREPFLRVDSFQQSTCENNSLECVRDTPDPNVCNSSNQSRQNQNHDFKFDSVEDRGHISPATDRSASSSLCNGGALTHRHGMDCGSICGSNGNVNQVPVTRHAGESRPVEESSQGSVRKAALAKFLLKRKDRCYEKKVRYVSRKKLAEQHPHVKGQFVRQAQSDPATEETNP
- the LOC116211180 gene encoding uncharacterized protein LOC116211180 isoform X1; protein product: MWSGSYKGARDFMPRKEDIFWKHAERLNGRFKCKYCGKDFAGGVPRVKSHLSGIKGRDINTCPNVPKEVQAAAAEAIKVGINKRPKRENFSSSSDGISSEVVSENNDSCELDNLLAKFFLSNNIDCSAVQSSSFIDFMNAVVAFGAPYKLPSYSTLKSRLIPDLLGKIEADVRKVKESWKETGCTIISDVWCNEKENQSFVNIMASSRKGVVLLNSFKVPRNELDGVFLKEIICFCIQTVGPNHVVQYVNSALSLGPTKDLLANDFPQICITRCVAVEIQSSFEEVYMEIEWVKLAFDKARCLVTHIYGNSDLLSLMRKYTNNRELIQPQALDFSSNYSMLLSIIVVKDQLFQLVQSFCCSMSDLGKEVADIISSLEFWNQVEEIVQALESLFLVLYLVDRYGSSSGYLYVAMEMATKGMGKIYSGNPDKYQRLWQIFNSWKEKIVHPIHVAAAFLNPAYMCSGLFKDKARIMGVMEFVVSHLAASEDKDAFLEEIIEYHERSREPDMFSDAANRMRKVCHPGDWWAYGFGREFPMLQKYAIRILSQPCSGSAYKQSSSAFETAHMKKLSGFTFKASTHYFWMNMILTTGFRAMNASDKPKDLTELSELKWRFPTDFLNEIEVSHLDPQQTHSFVWYSSLRAGIHLPSQRCLQLQFVTRIPSLLVTGQEVKSEQGSPVHVFLVDRISGNVVQDSALSTLNLTVSALEGDFDEESGNTWQREDFERNEITDVPLMTGTLQVTLKDGMGTLGDLCFNYSSEIAKSGKFKLGVKTLTDECGGICICEGISNAFVVRDGNDTRAPDATASQMHLPEDSQLKSIMDELTQPKPCSTDTNANSEMDLGRWFEFGPLWSPLGCKHKQKHNVKSGQAAMGWPSIRSFRRAVSEKRDQKMLSRTQVQKQLEECIEGQDCSQEEYKLLLLGKEKQGKDNWKGIAEKYVMSKVPSQVASHPEEYSKGKSGSGLDEKDKEPMLVEPASEEQLDLANCDNSTLEGTAAFPNPNTSELSQPLTLFPSLLACKDMKFLVDEEAVEPWGLEERPSTVASFTCAGDSIPPKQDSSRLSQSLTLFPSLLIGDDKEVSEDKSPDLLENTARQSTRSPTKANERVGMSKLNIVASPSTGAQREPFLRVDSFQQSTCENNSLECVRDTPDPNVCNSSNQSRQNQNHDFKFDSVEDRGHISPATDRSASSSLCNGGALTHRHGMDCGSICGSNGNVNQVPVTRHAGESRPVEESSQGSVRKAALAKFLLKRKDRCYEKKVRYVSRKKLAEQHPHVKGQFVRQAQSDPATEETNP
- the LOC116211180 gene encoding uncharacterized protein LOC116211180 isoform X3 translates to MWSGSYKGARDFMPRKEDIFWKHAERLNGRFKCKYCGKDFAGGVPRVKSHLSGIKGRDINTCPNVPKEVQAAAAEAIKVGINKRPKRENFSSSSDGISSEVVSENNDSCELDNLLAKFFLSNNIDCSAVQSSSFIDFMNAVVAFGAPYKLPSYSTLKSRLIPDLLGKIEADVRKVKESWKETGCTIISDVWCNEKENQSFVNIMASSRKGVVLLNSFKVPRNELDGVFLKEIICFCIQTVGPNHVVQYVNSALSLGPTKDLLANDFPQICITRCVAVEIQSSFEEVYMEIEWVKLAFDKARCLVTHIYGNSDLLSLMRKYTNNRELIQPQALDFSSNYSMLLSIIVVKDQLFQLVQSFCCSMSDLGKEVADIISSLEFWNQVEEIVQALESLFLVLYLVDRYGSSSGYLYVAMEMATKGMGKIYSGNPDKYQRLWQIFNSWKEKIVHPIHVAAAFLNPAYMCSGLFKDKARIMGVMEFVVSHLAASEDKDAFLEEIIEYHERSREPDMFSDAANRMRKVCHPGDWWAYGFGREFPMLQKYAIRILSQPCSGSAYKQSSSAFETAHMKKLSGFTFKASTHYFWMNMILTTGFRAMNASDKPKDLTELSELKWRFPTDFLNEIEVSHLDPQQTHSSLRAGIHLPSQRCLQLQFVTRIPSLLVTGQEVKSEQGSPVHVFLVDRISGNVVQDSALSTLNLTVSALEGDFDEESGNTWQREDFERNEITDVPLMTGTLQVTLKDGMGTLGDLCFNYSSEIAKSGKFKLGVKTLTDECGGICICEGISNAFVVRDGNDTRAPDATASQMHLPEDSQLKSIMDELTQPKPCSTDTNANSEMDLGRWFEFGPLWSPLGCKHKQKHNVKSGQAAMGWPSIRSFRRAVSEKRDQKMLSRTQVQKQLEECIEGQDCSQEEYKLLLLGKEKQGKDNWKGIAEKYVMSKVPSQVASHPEEYSKGKSGSGLDEKDKEPMLVEPASEEQLDLANCDNSTLEGTAAFPNPNTSELSQPLTLFPSLLACKDMKFLVDEEAVEPWGLEERPSTVASFTCAGDSIPPKQDSSRLSQSLTLFPSLLIGDDKEVSEDKSPDLLENTARQSTRSPTKANERVGMSKLNIVASPSTGAQREPFLRVDSFQQSTCENNSLECVRDTPDPNVCNSSNQSRQNQNHDFKFDSVEDRGHISPATDRSASSSLCNGGALTHRHGMDCGSICGSNGNVNQVPVTRHAGESRPVEESSQGSVRKAALAKFLLKRKDRCYEKKVRYVSRKKLAEQHPHVKGQFVRQAQSDPATEETNP